A single window of Longimicrobium sp. DNA harbors:
- a CDS encoding DUF5916 domain-containing protein, translating into MPMNPCRPLAALLAAALALAAPSGAQGGAHTTGAAPRMQAVERTVPIMVDGRLDEAVWQSAAPATDFVQRDPTEGQPATQRTEVRVAYDADALYIGARMYDSLGARGVSDRLFRRDQVNSGDYVQFIFDTYHDHTGVTAFLVNPSGVKNDAGQASASADPSWDPVYSAAAHIDSLGWAAELRIPFSQLRFPRDSMQTWGLQVERFVERLNENSSWSFWPKRESGGPARYGHLEGIRAPRNRGRMELLPYALSRASYVRPTQPGSPFQSASEYSTRVGADVKYQLSSTLTLDATVNPDFGQVEVDPAVVNLSAFETFYAERRPFFVEGSGLFNFGSFSCFNCDGTSMSLFYSRRIGRSPQGSGTLDGSEYVQTPENSTILGAAKVTGRTRGGLQIGLMDAVTRSERALGQDTLGGRFTEEVEPASNYFVGRVRQNLRGGNLVVGAIATSVIRRFESDALETRLPGHAEAVGVDWDAWWKNRTYHLMGNIAFSNVAGDSSSILRLQNSSARYFQRPDRQSGGNGIFSDQLDASATSLRGHGGYLRLAKDAGEWQWEGAVNYRSPGFEVNDAAFLNRADWVWSVANVMRRWNTPTRHYRWWQAILGGQQEYNFDGDRTGGQLHFFTGGQLTNYWNVAFYTEFDPGGNDDRLTRGAGVARRPGENLLHARMSTDPRKALLYSLNGNYVRDTDGGSYTSMAGSVRIRPAPHVQLTLGPSYSFSRNTQQFVLRRDDATATHFFGQRAVVANLAQHQLSMNTRLNWTFTPTLTLELFAQPFVFAGDYENFSEFTGPRTLEKKEYGQDFGTICFDQANNDYTADPNGNCAVEGAGSAQSFSFDNPDLNVRSLRGNAVLRWEYRPGSTLFLVWQQQRAGGETYGDFDFGRDAAGIFRQRADNIFVIKASYWIGR; encoded by the coding sequence ATGCCCATGAACCCCTGTCGCCCCCTTGCGGCCCTCCTCGCCGCCGCGCTCGCGCTCGCGGCGCCCTCCGGCGCACAGGGCGGCGCGCATACCACGGGCGCCGCACCGCGCATGCAGGCCGTGGAGCGCACGGTTCCCATCATGGTCGATGGCCGCCTGGACGAGGCCGTCTGGCAGTCGGCCGCGCCCGCGACGGACTTCGTGCAGCGAGACCCCACTGAGGGGCAGCCCGCCACCCAGCGCACCGAGGTCCGCGTGGCCTACGATGCCGACGCGCTGTACATCGGTGCCCGGATGTACGATTCGCTCGGTGCGCGCGGCGTCAGCGATCGCCTGTTCCGCCGCGACCAGGTGAACAGCGGCGACTACGTGCAGTTCATCTTCGACACCTACCACGACCACACCGGCGTCACCGCGTTCCTCGTCAACCCGTCGGGGGTAAAGAACGACGCGGGGCAGGCATCTGCCTCCGCCGATCCGTCGTGGGACCCGGTGTACTCCGCGGCCGCACACATCGATTCGCTGGGTTGGGCCGCCGAGCTGCGGATTCCCTTCAGCCAGCTTCGCTTTCCGCGCGACAGCATGCAGACGTGGGGGCTGCAGGTGGAGCGCTTCGTGGAGCGGCTGAACGAGAACTCGTCGTGGAGCTTCTGGCCCAAGCGCGAGAGCGGCGGACCGGCGCGGTACGGCCACCTGGAGGGCATCCGCGCGCCGCGCAACCGGGGGCGGATGGAGCTGCTGCCCTACGCGCTGAGCCGCGCCAGCTACGTGCGGCCCACGCAGCCGGGCAGCCCGTTCCAGAGCGCCAGCGAGTACAGCACGCGCGTGGGCGCCGACGTGAAGTACCAGCTGAGCTCCACGCTGACGCTGGACGCCACCGTGAACCCCGATTTCGGGCAGGTGGAGGTAGACCCGGCCGTGGTGAACCTGTCGGCGTTCGAAACCTTCTATGCCGAGCGGCGGCCGTTCTTCGTGGAGGGGAGTGGGCTGTTCAACTTCGGCAGCTTCTCGTGCTTCAACTGCGACGGCACGTCGATGTCGCTGTTCTATTCGCGGCGCATCGGCCGATCCCCGCAGGGGAGCGGAACGCTTGACGGCTCGGAGTACGTGCAGACTCCCGAGAACAGCACCATCCTGGGAGCGGCCAAGGTCACCGGACGCACGCGCGGCGGGCTGCAGATCGGCCTCATGGATGCCGTCACCCGTTCCGAGAGGGCGCTGGGGCAGGACACGCTGGGCGGGCGATTCACCGAGGAGGTGGAGCCGGCCAGCAACTACTTCGTGGGCCGGGTGCGGCAGAACCTGCGGGGCGGCAACCTGGTGGTGGGCGCCATCGCCACGTCGGTGATCCGCCGGTTTGAATCCGATGCGCTGGAAACCCGCCTTCCGGGACACGCGGAGGCGGTGGGCGTGGACTGGGATGCGTGGTGGAAGAACCGCACCTACCACCTGATGGGCAACATCGCCTTTTCCAACGTGGCGGGCGATTCCAGCTCCATCCTGCGGCTGCAGAACTCGTCCGCGCGCTACTTCCAGAGGCCGGACCGGCAGAGCGGTGGCAACGGCATCTTCTCCGACCAGCTGGATGCGTCGGCCACCTCGCTGCGCGGCCACGGCGGATACCTGCGGCTGGCCAAGGACGCGGGTGAGTGGCAGTGGGAAGGCGCCGTGAACTACCGCAGCCCGGGGTTCGAGGTGAACGACGCGGCGTTCCTGAACCGGGCGGACTGGGTGTGGTCGGTGGCCAACGTCATGCGACGGTGGAACACGCCCACCCGGCACTACCGCTGGTGGCAGGCCATCCTGGGCGGACAGCAGGAGTACAACTTCGACGGCGACCGCACCGGCGGGCAGCTTCACTTCTTTACGGGCGGGCAGCTGACGAACTACTGGAACGTGGCGTTCTACACCGAGTTCGACCCCGGGGGAAACGACGACCGGCTGACCCGCGGGGCCGGGGTGGCGCGCCGGCCCGGTGAGAACCTGCTGCACGCCCGGATGAGCACCGACCCCCGCAAAGCGCTGCTCTATTCGCTGAACGGCAACTACGTGCGGGACACCGACGGCGGCAGCTACACGTCGATGGCCGGCAGCGTGCGCATCCGCCCCGCGCCCCACGTGCAGCTCACGCTGGGGCCGTCGTACAGCTTCTCGCGCAACACCCAGCAGTTCGTGCTGCGCCGCGACGACGCCACGGCCACCCACTTCTTCGGCCAGCGCGCGGTGGTGGCGAACCTGGCGCAGCACCAGCTGTCGATGAACACGCGGCTGAACTGGACGTTCACGCCCACGCTGACGCTGGAGCTCTTCGCACAGCCGTTCGTCTTCGCGGGCGACTATGAGAACTTCAGCGAGTTCACCGGGCCGCGAACGCTGGAAAAGAAGGAGTACGGGCAGGATTTCGGCACCATCTGCTTCGACCAGGCGAACAACGACTACACGGCAGATCCCAACGGCAACTGCGCGGTCGAGGGCGCCGGTTCGGCGCAGTCGTTCTCGTTCGACAACCCCGATTTGAACGTGCGGTCGCTGCGCGGCAACGCGGTGCTGCGGTGGGAGTACCGTCCGGGAAGCACGCTCTTCCTGGTGTGGCAGCAGCAGCGCGCGGGTGGCGAGACGTACGGCGACTTCGACTTCGGGCGCGACGCCGCCGGCATCTTCCGGCAGCGCGCCGACAACATCTTCGTGATCAAGGCCAGCTACTGGATCGGGCGGTAG
- a CDS encoding tyrosine-type recombinase/integrase: MAQKTKAKAWSYLAGEKGKNRVRAYEDGKGGALYLEWYEPVFDNKGIAINDPRTGQQQTRKRRLCLTSAGINSRADAMKKAEEVAQRFGQLARRAAAKVDGPLTLGRLLSLYLAEVVPTKRAGTQEHNRIMARIVLAFFGEGAIVERIGPDGRPTTEIGRVRYNAFLRARAEGTIPGFPKRARPQTVRLAVTFMRAVFNWAKIERDDGCPLLMRNPWEGFPIPREDTPTRPEMTAELHARLVEHAADWRMAVVLDLCRETRRRMNSVRQLALEDVDLAAGTVRWRGEFDKARKTRVTPLSTRARAAILRALEQRRAEGLDASPWLFPAKRDGAQAVSKNVLHNLMKLTKRRLGINVARLGYHAEKRAGIRDPRFRALPPTVQEELAGTTWDTMRKVYDYVDLPTLHEAVAALEADPVPFEQPPAPARRLRSVA, encoded by the coding sequence ATGGCGCAAAAGACTAAAGCCAAGGCGTGGAGCTACCTCGCGGGGGAGAAGGGCAAGAACCGCGTCCGCGCCTACGAGGACGGCAAAGGTGGCGCGCTCTACCTTGAATGGTACGAGCCAGTGTTTGACAACAAGGGTATTGCGATCAACGATCCGCGCACGGGGCAGCAGCAGACGCGCAAGCGGCGCCTCTGCCTCACGTCGGCCGGGATCAACTCCCGCGCCGACGCCATGAAGAAGGCCGAAGAAGTCGCCCAGCGTTTCGGCCAGCTTGCGAGGCGCGCGGCGGCGAAGGTAGACGGGCCGTTGACGCTGGGGCGGCTGCTATCGCTGTACCTGGCCGAAGTGGTGCCGACCAAGCGTGCAGGCACGCAGGAGCATAACCGCATCATGGCGCGTATCGTCCTCGCGTTCTTTGGCGAGGGTGCGATAGTGGAGCGGATCGGGCCGGACGGACGGCCAACTACGGAAATCGGCAGGGTGCGCTATAACGCGTTTCTCCGGGCGAGGGCCGAGGGGACTATCCCCGGCTTTCCGAAGCGCGCCAGACCGCAGACGGTGCGGCTTGCCGTGACGTTCATGCGGGCAGTGTTCAACTGGGCCAAGATCGAGCGCGACGACGGGTGCCCGCTGCTCATGCGGAATCCGTGGGAGGGCTTCCCGATCCCCCGCGAGGACACGCCGACCCGCCCGGAAATGACTGCGGAGCTTCACGCGCGGCTTGTGGAGCACGCAGCAGATTGGAGAATGGCCGTAGTGCTGGACCTCTGCCGCGAGACGCGGCGGCGCATGAACAGCGTGCGCCAGCTCGCGCTAGAGGACGTGGACCTAGCCGCAGGGACGGTGCGCTGGCGCGGCGAGTTTGACAAGGCACGCAAGACGCGCGTTACCCCGTTGTCCACGCGGGCGCGGGCGGCGATATTGCGGGCCTTGGAGCAACGGCGGGCGGAAGGGCTGGACGCGTCCCCGTGGCTCTTTCCCGCCAAGCGGGACGGGGCGCAGGCGGTCAGCAAGAACGTGCTTCACAACCTGATGAAGCTGACCAAGCGGCGCCTTGGGATCAACGTTGCTAGGCTCGGCTACCACGCCGAGAAGCGGGCCGGGATTCGCGATCCGCGCTTTCGGGCGCTCCCGCCAACGGTGCAGGAAGAGCTTGCAGGCACCACGTGGGACACGATGCGGAAGGTGTACGACTACGTTGACCTTCCGACGCTGCACGAGGCGGTAGCGGCCTTGGAGGCCGATCCGGTGCCCTTCGAACAGCCGCCCGCGCCGGCCCGGCGCCTGCGTTCGGTGGCGTGA
- a CDS encoding response regulator, translated as MAKVLIVDDHVDNRVIARSVLEHSGHDVVEAKNGADGIRLARSGTPDLIIMDVKMPVLDGLEATRRLKADPQTSDIPVLIFTARALPSDRASAFAAGADAYLAMPCSPLAVVDEVERLTSQRA; from the coding sequence ATGGCAAAGGTGCTGATAGTCGATGACCACGTTGACAACAGGGTCATCGCCAGGAGCGTTCTGGAGCACTCCGGCCATGACGTGGTCGAAGCGAAGAACGGGGCTGACGGAATACGCCTCGCCCGCTCGGGCACCCCTGATTTGATTATCATGGATGTGAAGATGCCCGTGCTGGACGGCCTTGAAGCAACGCGCCGCCTGAAAGCTGACCCGCAGACCAGCGACATCCCCGTACTGATTTTCACCGCTCGCGCGCTGCCATCCGACCGCGCGTCCGCATTCGCAGCCGGTGCGGACGCGTACCTGGCCATGCCGTGTTCGCCACTTGCCGTGGTGGACGAAGTGGAACGGCTCACGTCCCAACGGGCGTAG
- a CDS encoding response regulator gives MMPPPTLKVEQQGATRPLLLVADDNPDNRTIFATILQHLGFRTAVASGGFASVEIAQRERPDLIIMDLMMPDLGGEEALRRIRANPELEHVPVLAVTAQVLYTTASSKADGFCGLLHKPVSPRNLADAVQRCLASADAGLRWTDLPSYEQGVQPVS, from the coding sequence ATGATGCCGCCCCCGACCTTGAAAGTAGAACAGCAGGGCGCGACCCGTCCGCTCTTGCTCGTGGCCGACGACAATCCGGACAACCGAACGATATTCGCGACGATCCTTCAACACCTGGGGTTTCGGACGGCTGTGGCTTCCGGTGGCTTCGCATCGGTGGAGATCGCCCAGCGCGAGCGGCCGGACCTCATCATCATGGATTTGATGATGCCAGACCTCGGCGGCGAGGAAGCACTGCGGCGAATTCGCGCGAATCCGGAATTGGAGCACGTGCCGGTCCTTGCAGTAACGGCGCAGGTGCTTTACACGACCGCGAGTAGCAAGGCGGACGGGTTCTGTGGCCTCCTGCACAAACCGGTATCCCCGCGCAACCTCGCCGACGCTGTGCAGCGGTGCCTCGCAAGTGCGGACGCGGGACTGCGATGGACTGACCTGCCGAGCTACGAACAGGGAGTCCAGCCGGTGAGCTAG
- a CDS encoding relaxase/mobilization nuclease domain-containing protein: MIGKAYKLGSGFKGLAAYLKHGHREALQPERVAWVEARNLPTRDPETAARVMAATARDSERVRKPVYHLSISFDPGDPVDRDTMRRVADRTLRDLGLHEHQAVIVAHRDRAHPHVHIVVNRVHPEQRTAWSNSWDYRRIEASLRQQEADLGLRIVPGKHAPVPEHARDLVRPAPAQLVRGAPEYVERVRAAAGPHLTGARSWAELERGLAEHGLAVRMKGRGMVVTDGTHEVKASEIDPAASRFRLERRLGAFTDYRARQAVAGRALDERTVQRAAAPSVERRTPERPAPEGPAIPTGINPQRRAPEVQRAPQAPTPTPAARPAPAPAVERRTRPRTVREAARDFSREARALYSDPSAARRAFLSAAERRGADRAAVTLRDEPHRFGALRPGADPARSARAADAGFDYARHRAASDRATLKGTAALVREADAYERGVRAVDRLADEAARAAREPARLTQVRRDGLRAVRAFRDDAAHVYADPARALRAVEAYRARFGMDETARAIREAPDHFGALRGVESTRYFGFQRVTSYEAGHKRAQGLAETFRTASLARAARPSAGDVQRAAQRARESAGALDAARAALRHLDVRGHVREAASRLMAAQIGKGPEKAAQLAARLIPMVPASATQLVKQAFTLGKTMALGHDHERERERGLSR, translated from the coding sequence ATGATCGGGAAGGCGTACAAGCTCGGAAGCGGGTTCAAGGGGCTGGCGGCCTACTTGAAGCACGGCCACCGCGAGGCGTTGCAGCCTGAGCGGGTGGCGTGGGTGGAAGCGCGCAACCTGCCGACCCGCGACCCGGAAACGGCGGCGCGCGTGATGGCGGCCACCGCTCGCGATTCCGAGCGGGTGCGCAAGCCGGTCTATCACTTGTCGATCAGCTTCGACCCCGGCGACCCCGTGGACCGGGACACGATGCGCCGCGTTGCGGATCGCACGCTCCGCGACCTTGGGCTGCACGAGCATCAAGCCGTGATTGTCGCCCATCGGGACCGCGCGCACCCGCACGTCCACATCGTCGTCAACCGGGTTCATCCCGAGCAGCGCACCGCCTGGTCAAACTCTTGGGACTATCGGCGCATCGAGGCGAGCTTGCGCCAGCAGGAGGCGGACTTGGGCCTGCGGATCGTGCCCGGCAAGCACGCACCCGTCCCCGAGCACGCGCGCGACCTCGTGCGCCCTGCGCCCGCGCAGCTTGTCCGGGGTGCGCCTGAGTACGTGGAGCGCGTGCGCGCGGCGGCCGGTCCGCACTTGACGGGCGCCCGCTCGTGGGCGGAACTGGAGCGCGGCCTAGCGGAGCACGGGCTGGCAGTGCGGATGAAGGGCCGGGGGATGGTGGTCACGGACGGCACGCACGAGGTGAAGGCGTCCGAGATTGACCCGGCCGCGTCCCGGTTCCGACTGGAGCGCCGCTTGGGTGCGTTCACCGACTACCGCGCGCGGCAGGCAGTTGCAGGGCGTGCGCTGGACGAGCGCACCGTGCAGCGTGCCGCCGCGCCCAGCGTGGAGCGGCGGACACCGGAGCGGCCCGCGCCGGAAGGTCCCGCGATTCCGACCGGAATCAACCCGCAGCGGCGCGCACCTGAAGTGCAGCGTGCGCCGCAAGCTCCCACGCCCACGCCGGCGGCGCGTCCCGCGCCCGCGCCGGCTGTGGAGCGGCGTACCCGTCCCCGCACCGTGCGCGAAGCCGCACGCGACTTCTCGCGCGAGGCTCGTGCGCTCTACTCAGATCCCTCAGCAGCGCGCCGCGCTTTCCTATCCGCCGCAGAGCGGCGCGGCGCGGACCGCGCCGCCGTCACGCTCCGCGACGAGCCCCACCGCTTCGGCGCGCTCCGGCCCGGTGCCGATCCGGCCCGCAGCGCGCGTGCGGCGGATGCCGGGTTCGACTACGCCCGCCACCGTGCCGCCAGCGACCGCGCCACCCTGAAAGGGACCGCCGCGCTGGTCCGCGAGGCGGACGCGTACGAGCGCGGGGTGCGGGCCGTGGATCGCTTGGCGGACGAGGCTGCGCGCGCCGCGCGCGAGCCTGCACGGCTCACCCAGGTTCGGCGAGACGGCCTGCGGGCCGTCCGCGCTTTCCGCGACGATGCCGCGCACGTCTACGCCGATCCCGCCCGCGCCCTCCGTGCCGTGGAGGCGTACCGCGCCCGCTTCGGGATGGACGAGACGGCCCGCGCCATCCGCGAGGCCCCCGACCACTTCGGCGCGCTGCGCGGCGTGGAGTCTACCCGCTATTTCGGCTTCCAGCGCGTTACCAGCTACGAGGCCGGGCACAAGCGCGCCCAAGGCTTGGCCGAGACGTTCCGCACGGCCTCGCTCGCCCGTGCTGCCCGGCCGAGCGCGGGCGACGTGCAGCGTGCCGCCCAGCGCGCCCGCGAGTCTGCGGGCGCCCTCGATGCAGCGCGCGCCGCGCTCCGTCACCTGGACGTGCGGGGGCACGTCCGCGAGGCCGCGTCGCGCCTTATGGCGGCGCAGATCGGCAAGGGACCGGAGAAAGCCGCACAGCTCGCCGCGCGGCTAATCCCGATGGTCCCCGCGTCAGCCACGCAACTGGTCAAACAGGCTTTCACGCTAGGTAAGACCATGGCTCTCGGGCACGACCACGAGAGGGAACGCGAGCGCGGCCTGAGCCGCTGA